The Nostoc sp. 'Lobaria pulmonaria (5183) cyanobiont' DNA window ACAGAAGAAGGGACGGTCAACAATCATTTGGAATGGTGGATTTATGTCAATAAAAGCTGTTGTTGATATACCAACTGAAGTAACAGCAGCCGCTTCCGTGCCTTCTTCGTTCACTTCGACAAAAGTTTTATGCTTAACTTCGCTAATCTTAAGATTTTTACCCATACCGGAAAAATTAGCTTTGTCGCTGAAAGCCTCCTCCATGCCTAAACTTTTCAAGGAATCATTGAGTGTAACGTCGTAATCTGTTTTGAAGCGGGGTAGGCGAATAAACCCTTTTTGTTTGCTGAACTGAGTCATCCATTTTTCCCAGTTTTCAAGATTCAAGTTTTGATAGAAGGCTTTTAGATTAGAGTTCTGTTTCGGCAGGAAAATATAAAAACTGAATTTACCATCTTTGCCGTAAGGTAAACTAACTGCCTGAAATTGTTTGCTTTCATAGTATCTATAGTCACCGTTTTGTGACATCATCATCTGTTGTTTTGGTCTGCCAGATGTGCTGTAAAAAGGGTATTGAGCAGTTTGATTTTTATTAAATTCTTGGCTCCATTTTCCTTTAAAATAGATGGCATTAATCAGAAACAACACCTGACTTGGCTCAATTTTATCAACGATCTTATTGATTTTACCATTAGTATTATCTTTGACCCAGTTATTGATAATATTAGGCGCAGCGGGATCTTGAAAATTTAAATTGCTGACTTTAGCTTTATAGAAATACTGTATTCTTTGGAGAAAGTCTGGCTGAAAGCTAAAATTTTGATTTGCCCAAAGTGAGTTAGCAATATTCAGTTGCACTTTCGGATCGGAATTGTCTACAAGCTGCTTTAATGCCGCTGCGTAAGAAGAGTTGATCTCTTGTAGATTCATCCCCTGTAATTCCAGGGTTTTTGCGATCGCTAGTTGAGTTGTGCCGCTTGCACCGTTGTAGGTCATAGCTAGAGCGATCGCAACACTCGAAGGTGAGATAAAAACATTCTTCTCACCTGTATTACCTTTTTGAACTTCTGAAAATAGTTTGAAGCCAAACTTATTGCTAGAGGCAACAATTTTTGTATCAGTTTTGGCTGTCTTTTTTTGCAATGGAGTTTCTAGCTGAGGTAAGCTAGATTTGGCAAGGGCACTCTTATTACTATCGATTTGAGAATACCCTAATACACTAAATAGAACAATACTTGCAGCTACCAGAGCATAACGTCTTTGCATAAAATTTTCCTTCACACAACTAAATTTCTGCCGATTCATTTTACCACCTCACTTGCCAAATACTCCTGTTCTGTGCTCAGAGTTGACACGGATACTGTGTCAATGATTAACTATTGCATTTGCTCTAATAAATCAAATGTGACTATTACAGTTTTTGTAACAGGAAGTTATTAGCTTAGAGGAATTAAACACAACTTGTTAGAGCTGCTAATTCCTCGTTGAGGTGGCTATGGAGACGAATTATGAAAAATCTCTATTTTTAAGAATTTTTTTATTTAAATATAAAAGTATTGTAGATTACCTAAACACAAAACAACCAGCGTTCTTGGTTGTTAAAGATAAAATTACATTTGTCAGTTCACGAAATACCAAACTTTTGTAGGGACACACGGCTGTGCATTGGTGTCAACTTAAGCGCAAATCCTTTAAAACCTCATTTCCAGCCAGAGGCTGGAAATACTTTTCATTGGGCTGCTGCCGCAAGTTAATAGGCGGCAGCCCACTCATTAGGCGCGCCCTTATGTTAGTTCTAGTCCACCTTGATAGCCAGTGACAATGCGTCCACCATCCTTAAGGATGTGGATTTCTATCTGGTCGCTAGCCCAAGTAATCTGGTCTTGGAAGTCCGGGTTTAACACCCGAACCCGTTGATTGCTAGAAGAAACTGGAGAATTGGGAGAATTAATTGCCAGAGATTGTACAAAAGGCCCGTCAATCAAAATATCGAGTTGTTCTAACAATGCTTGGGAACCTGGCGGCGCCGATTGGGATTGTAGCTGCTTAAGAGTGAACCCTGAAAAAGACATTACATTTAAACCAGCAGCTTTTACCTTCCGGGCTAAAGATGCCAGTGCAGTTGCTTGCCAAAAGGGTTCTCCACCAGAGAATGTTACACCCGTATTGCGGGGATTGCTGAGAATATTTTCAGCAAGAGTATCAACAGCAATCAATTGATTAGCCTCAAAAGACCAGGAGTTAGTATTAAAGCAGCCAGGGCACTCACGCAGACAACCTTGTACCCAGACGACTGCACGACAACCAGGGCCATTAACTTCTGATTGATCAACGTAACCCATAATATTGAGATAGCCTGGGGGAATTTCCATGAGTGCTAGCGATGGGTCAGTTGGCTTAATTTCCATCTCTTTAACTCCTTTTAGCCGTTAACTGTTAAATATAGCGAATCTCCAGTTAGATAACCGTGACAATGGTTATATAACTGGAGATTTAATTGATGATTAATTTCTCAAAAAGTTTTGAGGGTTTAGAAAAGTCCGCTTCAACTTACTAGACTGAAAGGTAAAAGGGAAATGTTGAAGAAGAAAAAACTTTTCCCCGCAATCCCAAGAAGTCGATTGTTACTAACCCAAGCAAGATGGGACTTGCAAGTTTTGATCGGGAATTCTTGAAAAAATTGCGATCGCTACGTCAATCACAACCGTGTTGATGATTGAAGGTCGTAGAAAATTCACCTCTTAACTACTGGATTATATTCCAAAGAGCAAAATTAGAGGGTAACGATCGCGCCGATATCAACGCTAGTGGTGCAATTTCTGGTAACATCATCGTGTGCCCGATATCACCTTTGTGCAAAACAGGTTCAGAACTGAAATTACTGAAAAAATGGAATCAGGTAGGTAAAAGTTATGGCAAATATCATTGGAACCAGCGGCTACGACTTACTACAGGGTGGTACTGGGAATGATACTCTCATTGGTGATACTGGGAATGATACTCTTATTGGTGGCGGTGGCAAGGATAAATTTGTTTACGACTTGGGCGACGGCACTGATACAATCCCTGATTTCGGTGGCATAGGTAAAGGAACTAACCCGACAGCAGCGGTTATTGCTGAAGTAGACACCATCAAATTCCAGGGTACAGGATTAACTGCTCAAAATTTACTGCTGACCCAGAATGGCAACGATCTAGAAATCACCTTTGAAGGGAATGCTAATACCATAGTTATCTTGCAAAACTTCAAACTAGAAAACTTGGAGAATCTGAAAGCGTCTGGAGCAAAACCAGCTCTTGGTAATATCCTGTTTGACGGGCAAAATAGCATCACCGACAGCTTTAATGTCCTCGATTCTAACTCTACTGATACTAGCCTGGGCATCAAGAACACAGTAACTTTTCTCAATGACCTCAACAATAACATTACGGGGTTAGAGGACTCAAATGATGTAGTTAATGGTCAAGGCGGTAATGACAAAATCGATGGCTTGAGTGGAAACGATTTGCTGCGAGGTGGTGCAGGTGATGATACCCTCATTGGTGGTACGGGTAATGATACCCTCATTGGTGGTACGGGTAATGACTCCTTTGTTGGCAATAATCTGCTTTCTGGAGGCTATGGCAATGATTATCTATCCATCTCTGGCTACCGGAGCTTTAGCTATCCAGACTACGATTACAACTCTCGGTCGTCTGGTAAGAACACCCTCAACGGTGGTGCAGGTGACGATAACTTGAGTGCTAGCGGTTCAACAGGCAATAATTTGCTCTCTGGGGACGATGGCAATGATAATCTCTCCATCTCTGGCTACTACAAAGGAAATAACTACAGCAACTATGACTCTCGCTCGTCTGGTAAGAACACCCTCAACGGTGGTGCAGGTAAGGATACTTTGAGTGCTGGCGGTTCAACAGGCGATAATTTGCTCTCTGGGGGTGATGGCAATGATTATCTCTCCATCTCTGGCGACTACAGCTATATTCCCAGCGACCCGTACTCACCCCGCGATGTCTCCATCACATACGAGTCTCGTTCTATAAGTAATAACACCCTTAATGGTGGCACTGGGGACGATAACTTGAATGCTAGTAATTCAAAAGGTGATAACTTACTGGATGGTGGTGCTGGCAATGATTATATCTCCGCCTCTAGCGCCTTTGGTAAGAACACAATCTATGGTGGAAGTGGGAATGACATTCTTATAGGTGGTTTTGGTAATGACACCCTCTATGGAGGAACTGGTACTGATACCTTTGTTTTCAATAGTTACAATCAAGGTGTTGACAGTATTTATGACTTCAACGCGACTAATGAACTGATTCAGGTATCGGCTACTGGCTTTGGCGGCGGGTTATCACCAGGTTCACTTAACACAAGTCAGTTTACCCTCGGAACATTTGCAACGACAGGCAATCAACGATTTATCTATAACAGTGCTACAGGTGGACTGTTCTTTGACCTTGATGGCAATGCGTCTGGGTTTACTCAGGTAAAATTTGCACAGCTATCTACTGGATTGTCAGTTAGCGAAAACAATTTTGTGGTTGTTTAATCGGAATTAGCGCTCTTTGAGAGCCAAGCGGTACAGTTTGCGAGGTGCTATTTTAGCATCTTGCATTCGATTATTTAATGCAAGCCATTTGAGTATCTGAATAATAGCAGTGTAGGTGGAACATTCTAACCTGACTTAATAATTAAAACTATTGCTGTGTTAACCAGCTATCTATTCAGCATTGACCAGAATTTTGCACAAAGATAGCCATTTTTAACTGTCTAGAATCAAAGATGTTATAGGCACAGAAAAATAACGTTTAGAGATTTGAATGTTAGTAGCACAGTCTCCAGATTTATTACTTGTTGATGAACTTGTTGCTGGTTTAACAGATGAAGAAACATACAATATAGGCAAACTACTTTTAGCACTAGCGCAGAGTCATTCAATTTTAGTAATTGAACATGATATGGAATTTGTGCGTAAAATTGCTAAGAAAGTAACAGTATTACACGAAGGTTTGGTACTGTGCGAAGGAAATTTTGAAGAAGTGCAAAATGACTTTTGTGTAATTGAAGTATATCTGGGAAAACAGGAAGAGTAAATTTTTATCTCAAAAGCTCGACATGATACCAGGGCGAACGCATGGTATTTCTGAAACTTTTGCTGGGCATGGATATTGATGAAAAAATAAGCAAAAATTAAAAACGCCGAAACCTTTGCTATTAAACGATTATTATACTTTAGATGCGTTTGCCCGGGACATGATACTCTATATTTAAGGTTCTTAGATATAGAGTTTGACATGACCGCAAAGACTATAAAAGATATTAGTAATCCTGATACTTATAAAGGTATATATTCTTTCCATAAATACTGGGGTAAAAAGCCAACTGAAAGTATTGCTTTTTTTATACAAAACTATACATCTGAATCAGATATAGTTCTTGATCCATTTTTGGGTTCAGGTCTTATCAGTAGAGAATGTTTGTACCAAAAAAGGAGATTTATTGGAATTGATATTAATCCTTTTGCAATTGAACATACCAACTTTTTATTAGAACTTCCAAAAGCTTCAGAATTTCAATCAGCTCTACAAAAGATTGAAACAAATATTAAACATAAAATAAATGAGACATATCTTACCGACAAGGGGGAAATAGTATCACATTATTTATGGAGTAGTAGTGATATTTTAAAAGTATGGATGAAGCCAAAGGTAGGTAGAAGGAGAATTGAGATAGAAACAACAAGCTTTGATCTAAAAAAAATTGACTCTTTTTCTCAATATTCAATACGGAACATTAGAAAACTAACTTTTTTTACAAATTCAAGAATTAACTCAAGTAATCAAATGTCTATCTATGATTTGTTTACTCGTAGAGCTTTGCATAATATTGATTTAATACTGGATGAAATTAAACTATTTCCAGATTTAATTCAAAAAGCTTTATTATTAACTCTTACTTCTTCATCAGGACAAATGTCATCTATGGTATTTGCAATTACCAATCGAGGAAAAACAAAAAATCAAATTTCTAATAAAATTGAGGTCGGTAGTTGGGTGATTGGTTATTGGAGACCAGAATTACATTTTGAAATTAATGTTTGGAATTGTTTTGAGAGTAGAGCTAAAAAACTTTATAAAGCATTAATTGATATTAGCGATCATAAATATCCAAGACATGAATCAATAAGTGCGCTCTTAGAAAATAGACAAGGAGCATTAATTATTAATGATGATTGCATAGATGTAATGCAAAAAATACCAGAAAAAACTATAAAACTGATTTGCACTGACCCACCGCATAGTGATCGAATTCCATACCTTGAATTAAGTGAGATATGGAATTCTATTTTAAATAAAAATGTTTATTTTGAGAAAGAAATAATTGTTTCTAACGCCAAAGAGAGAAATAAAAAAAAGATCGAGTATATTGAAAAAATGAAATTGTTTATAGGTGAATCTAGTCGTATTCTTACTGATGATGGAATGTTTTTAATATACTTTAATGCCCGCGATCAAGAAAGTTGGAAATTCTTAGAGATACTTGAAAATAATTCTAATTTACAATTTATTGGGGCTTTTCCTATGGAATATTCTGCAAACTCAGTAGTGCAAGATAATAGAAGAGGTGGAATGAAAACAGATTATGTTCTCGTCCTCAAACGAAAAGGGTGTAATATTAATTCTCAGCAGGAACTTAATAAGATACCAGGTTGGTCAACTTCAATATCCCAAATAGCGTCAGCAATATAAGATGAAGATTTTTCAGGATTGGCTATGAAGAATTTTTATTATTGGAAAGGATTATATGAGAATGATAATCTAACAGAATTTAATACGGATTATACAGGTCAACTGTGGTTAAAAACTAAATCAATCAGAAGAGGAGAATTAATTTCAGAATTTGTCAACAAATATTCACTAGTCTTAAATACTAGCAGCTTAAACGGACAATTCGAGGAGTTATTTTTGCTTTTGGAATCAAACCTATCTCAGTCTCATCAGCGATTGGATTTATATATTAAAGAAAAAAATGCACAAATATTGGAAGCCTTAAATAAGGAAAGCCTGGTTTCGGAGTTATATAAATTGAAAACATTTGAATGGGGAGGGGATTATCAAAACTCACTGGATAAATACTTAATAAGCCATTATGTTAAAACTAAATTTATCATATCTTATGAGATATTGATGTCAAAGTTTGAGACAGAGATAAATCGTACTGTTCAAGGATATGTATTGAATAGTTGGTATAACCATTGGTCTAGTATTTTAATTGAGCATATCTTTAAATCACATCCGTCTATTTTACCTACTGTTGGACAAATTAAGAGTGTCGATTTTTTCATTAAAAATATACCCTTTGATTTAAAGGTTACTTATTTCCCGTCAGAATATTTAAAATCCAAGAGAAAGGAAAAGAATCTTCCTGTTGAACTCACTTTTTTAAAGAAAAAAGCAAAAGAGCTTTCAATTAACTTTGATAAAACAGCAAAACCTTCCAATATATATTATGAAATAACTGAAAAGTTAAGAGATCGAAATGACAATGCATCTGAATCTGTTCTTAATCAGTTAAAGTCTGAAAATATGGCAATTGTTAACGAAGCTCAACAGAATCCTAAAAATCTAGCAAAATGGTTGTATGAGAATCAGGGAGAAATGCGTTTTGGCTCAGAAAACCGCTTGTTTATTGTACTAATTGATACAAATGATTTTTCCAGTTCGTGGAAACTTAAAAGGAACTTAGACCTCTTAACACCTACGATAAACACTTTTCTTGAAGCTTTTAGTTCAAAGGAAATATCAGATTTAAAGATGGATTTTAATTATTCTGGGAAATCACAAACATTCAGTGCATTAACAGATGTTATTTTCGTTGTAAAGTAAAAAACTTTCATTAATCAAATATTGATGACTACGCATTTAGATAAGCATGAATAAATAGCGGTCTAGCCTTCAATTATGCAACCCATCTGAATAATTCCATATTGATACAAAAATATCAAAACTCTATCTTTCTCTCTGTGCCTGTGGGTGAAATTTTAATATACAGATAACTTCTAATGCTAAAAATATCTAACCTTGACGTTTACTATGGCGAAAGCCACATTCTCCGCAATGTAGATTTGAGCGTACCATCTGGGCAAATGGTTTGCCTAATTGGACGCAATGGTGTCGGAAAAACTACCCTACTAAAAACTATCATGGGTTTACTCAAACCCCGCAGCGGTACTATTAATTTAGCTGAAGAATTAATCAACTCTAAATCCCCAGACCAAAGGGCAAAGTTGGGAATTGGTTATGTTCCCCAAAGACGAGAGATTATCCCTCGGTTAACAGTTAAAGAAAATCTACTGCTGGGGTTGGAAGCTAGACGCAAACCAGTAAAAAAAGCAGAAATTTCAGAGGAAGTTTTTAGTTTATTTCCGGTGTTAAAAACCATGCTTTCGCGGATGGGTGGTGATTTAAGTGGAGGACAGCAGCAACAATTAGCGATCGCACGTGCTTTAATGGGAGAACCTCAATTACTTGTTTTAGATGAACCCACCGAAGGTATTCAACCCTCCATCATCCTCGAAATTGAAGCCGCAGTCCGTCGCATCGTCGAAACCACAGGCATTTCGGTGTTATTAGTAGAGCAACATTTACACTTTGTCCGTCAGGCTGATTATTATTACGCCATGCAAAAAGGTGGTATTGTCGCCTCCGGTTCCACAGCCGAACTTAGCCAAGATGTGATTCAGCGCTTTTTAGCTGTTTAATTTTTGATATTTCTATATCAATTGTGTCGGTAGAAATCAAGTCTGCCGCTTCTTGTAAAAGCTCATATTGTTCTTTTTGAATTGCTTCCAAACGAATAGAAATTTCTGCTAATCGTTGTTGTTTATTTTGTTGAAAACTTTCAGGTAGTAAAGTAGGCAGACTATCAGTTATTTTAGCTCCTGGGATTCTTTGAACAGCAAAACTTCCAACTTGAGTTAAGGATAGAAAACTAACTTTAATCAAAGCCTGAAGCAATTTTAACGGAACTTTGAGTATTGAGCAACTAGCGGTTTCAATTAGGCGGACAATTGCTTTGATGATACTCCAAAGTAGAGCAAGTGCAAACAGCAAAATTATTACACTAATAATTGGGTGATTAGCTCCCCAACTTAGTATTTGAACTAACCGAAAAAATATCGGGTGTTGTGTTAACCAATCACTTGCAGAAGATGCGATTGCATCTTTAACTGCTCCCGATGTTGTATTTTTCAATTGCTCTGCTGTTTGCCAAGTTTGCTCTAAACTTGTTGTAACTGTATCAATTGCTCTATCAGTTGTGGTAGTGGCTGTTGTCTTTAAAGACTCACCAGCTTGTTGTGCTGAGTTACTTAGAGAGTTAACGCTTCCGCCCACAAAATCTTTCACATTTTGCCAGCGTTGTAAAACTCTATTAGGTAAATGTATGTTTATTTGGGATGTCATAAAATATTTCACCGAGGTTGAAATCTAACCCGCAATCCATCTTTCGGGCGATTAGTGGGAACCACAACTTCCTCTAAACTTTGATTGGGTAATATCTCCCAATGATAACTATGGAGAAGATGAGCAGCAACGATCTTCATTTCCGTTTTGGCAAAGGCTAGGCCAATACAGATGCGTGGCCCACCGCCAAAACCAATTAAACTAAAAGGGTATTTTTTGTTTTCTTGGCGCTGGGGACTGAAACGGTCTGGCTCAAACAGGTCTGGTTCAGAATAAATTTCTTCAATTCGGTGAGTAACTCCAATTGAATAGTATAACTGTCAACCAGCAGGAACGTGATAACCTTTAAACTCAAAGTCTTTAATTACGCCACGAAACCCGCCTCCGACAGGTTGATGCAATCTTTCAACTTCCCACAAAACCTGCTCTAAGCAGAAAAAGTGATTCACCCAGTAATGTCTTGAAATTATCAGGCCATGCCTCGCGCCAAGAAAAATTCTCCATTTGGCTTGACAAAACCAACTCTAATGCCTCCGGTCCGACCATCAATACAGTCGGTCTACCAAGAAGATGAGTTTTGAAGATGGGCCCGTACTGGCGATAGCGCTTTTTAGCGAAATCGCGGTCGAAAACAAAAGAGAGTGTTTTACCTAATACAGGTATACCAAAGCTTCCAGGAGGAATTTGATCACTTTTCATATCTCTAAGGGTAGCTATGAAAAAGTTAACACGATATTCCAACTCTGCTGCGATCGCAGCACCCCAAAATATTCTTAGTACTTTCAAATATCTTTGTCTTTTGCACTAATAACCTAAAATCTGCCATCTGTCATTACATTTCCCAAGATTACATAATAACTTTACATAAATTTAATATTACTTTTTATTCAATAAAATTGCAGAACGTTAAGATGTTGTGGATCTATTGTTGAAAAGTAAAAATTCTATGCATCTGGATTTACCACAACTGATTAAATCACTCGGCTATTTTGGGGTCTGGGCGATTGTCTTTGCTGAATCTGGCTTATTAATTGGTTTTTTTCTGCCTGGGGATAGCTTATTGTTCACCGCTGGATTTGTTGCATCTCAGAATTTACTGAACATTTGGGTTTTGATTTTTGGTGCTTTTATTTGTGCAGTCTTAGGTGACAATGTTGGCTATTTTACTGGACATAAATTTGGTAGAAGACTTTTTCAAAAGGAAGATTCATGGTTATTTCATAAAAAGCATCTTATTAAAACCCAAAACTTTTATCAACAGCACGGTAAAAAAACGATTGTTTTAGCGCGTTTTTTACCCATTGTACGGACTTTCGCGCCGATTGTGGCTGGGATTGGTGCAATGCATTATCGAACATTTATGTCTTACAACTTAATCGGTGGCTTTTTTTGGACATTCGCTATCACCATGTTAGGGTTTTTCTTAGGAAAATCTTTACCACCTGAACAGGTTGATAAGTATTTGTTACCAATTATTGGACTAATTATAGTTATTTCTTTAGTGCCATCGATTATTCATTTGATACAAGAAAATAGAGCAAACAAAAGCTGAAATATCTTTTGGATTTTATGTGGAGATTAAGTATATTTATTTACTGATATTTGATAAAAATTGGTGTGTATGGCTCGACTGTTTAACGAATTAGAACGCTATTTTTTTGAGTAAGACCGACAATCAAAAGTAACTTTACTAATGGCATTGATTTGGGGTGGTTTCAGTGTTCTTGACATTATTAAAACTTAGCTAGGTCGGTAAATAGCAAAAATACTACTTGAGGAGAATGACACACAAACATCAGAGTTTGATAATACCCTCATGACTTCCTTAAACATTAACCTCTATCTGTTCCTAGAAAATCTCCTCTTTTTCCTTATTGCCACACTTTTTATTGTGGTTGTGAACTGGGGATGGAAAAACGCAAAGCCTTATACTCTACCTTTACCATTTCCTGGTTGGTATAAAATCTGGTTTGGCTCGGTGCAACTGTTAGCAGTAGTGCCACCATTAGCGGTCATGTTATTGTGGGGTGTATGGTGGGGCGATCGCACGGTCTTAACTGTGCTTGCTTGGTATTTTATCGTCTTAGGGTTGCAAATCATTTCTGAAAGAGTGACGCTTAGGCAGTTGCAAAATGTCGTCTGGGTGATGGTTCCTTATATATATCTCCCTTACCGTTTCTGGCAATTGTATGAGGGTTTGACACTTTTGGATTCTACAAGCGAGTTGCAGTGGGTACGATATTTATTGATTTTTGAATTGGTGATGTGGATTGTTAACTACGCCATAGATATATCTCAATTGCCGCGGCTGTTTCGTTGGGAAGTACAATCAAACTCTGACGCTAGCTAGGGATTAATCGTAGAATTAGCCATTTTTACTAAAGAAGTGCGTTCGCCTGCTTTCAACCCCACAACAGATTGCACACCCTGTTGTCTCCAAATCAAGGTAGCATCTGAGCAATTAGCATCACAAGTAAAATTCATAAAGTAGCCAGTGATGCCCTAAGCTACAGTAGGTTTACGACTTTACTTATGAGCTTGCCTTGGATGTGCTTACCACCTAGCAGCTTCTCACCCTGAACGCTTACGTTGGCTTTGAGTAAGTCGCGGTAGCCGAACAATTCCCTAGTCAGTTCGTTTTCTAGTAGCTTGCCGATTTCGACGCCAGTCAAGACGTACTGCCACAGGCTAATTCTACACAAGGCTGAACCGCTAGCTTGGTTGATCCGTGGCAAGGCTAGCGAATAACCCTCTGTGGATTCATGCTACTACTTATCTGTACAGTTGAAATTTCTGTTACAGATAGAGTCGGTAATTGAGAAGTCAAAAGTTAATAATATTTCCGATTTTTGGGTAATTTCCTAATTTCGGGAATATTTTTTAGGATGCGTTGACGAAGTGTAATGCACCTTTCTACTTGAGAGTGTAGCACGAGATACGAAGCGTCTTTGCTTCAATTCCACGTTTTTAAATGTGGGTTCCTTCTGCCTCCTGCCTCCTGAAGTCAACCAATAGGGCGATTTCCAGGATTGACTGCATGAATATATTCACTACCCGATCGCGGTCTTCCTCGTTTATAATAAGCTTCTTCTGGTTTACCCCATCCTAGCTGCAAAATCATTTCCAAAAAGCTAGAATTTTCCCACTTGCACAAACTTGCCCACTCTGTTCTTTGAACAATCCTTTCGACATCAGATGTGACAATTTGTTGGTGTTGTTTACTATTATTAAAACTCAAGTATAAATCCATGCCCACAGTGACTTCACACCAAAATTTTACGATGGAATTCTTAGCAGCTTTTAATATTTCTAAGTCACTAGCGAGGGCAATTAACTCAGTATCTATTTCGGGATAGTGTAAGCTTTTTCCTTTAACTGTCATTTCCCGCCAGATAATACCAGAAACTCGGTTTTCTCTCTGATACTCGTGAATTGCAGTTTTGAAATCTTGATAGGCAGTGAACTGTTGCAGTCCATCAGTTCTGATGAACTGGTCAATTACAGGATTGCCAGAGACTGTTATTTCTAATTTTAGACGTTTTCCTTTGAGGCAAGCTTGGCGTTCGGCTGCCAAAATTTGAATTAGCTCTTGAGTGGTGTAAACTTTTGACATCAGAATACACTCTAGTTAATTATTGGGCATTGGGCATTGATTACGGACTATAGACTATGGATTAATTTCCTCAATTGTTAACACAGATATTTCAATATTATGCTTTGGCATCGGCAGAAATGTA harbors:
- a CDS encoding serpin family protein — translated: MNRQKFSCVKENFMQRRYALVAASIVLFSVLGYSQIDSNKSALAKSSLPQLETPLQKKTAKTDTKIVASSNKFGFKLFSEVQKGNTGEKNVFISPSSVAIALAMTYNGASGTTQLAIAKTLELQGMNLQEINSSYAAALKQLVDNSDPKVQLNIANSLWANQNFSFQPDFLQRIQYFYKAKVSNLNFQDPAAPNIINNWVKDNTNGKINKIVDKIEPSQVLFLINAIYFKGKWSQEFNKNQTAQYPFYSTSGRPKQQMMMSQNGDYRYYESKQFQAVSLPYGKDGKFSFYIFLPKQNSNLKAFYQNLNLENWEKWMTQFSKQKGFIRLPRFKTDYDVTLNDSLKSLGMEEAFSDKANFSGMGKNLKISEVKHKTFVEVNEEGTEAAAVTSVGISTTAFIDINPPFQMIVDRPFFCAIRDNQTGRVLFMGSIIDPQ
- a CDS encoding 4Fe-4S single cluster domain-containing protein, with translation MEIKPTDPSLALMEIPPGYLNIMGYVDQSEVNGPGCRAVVWVQGCLRECPGCFNTNSWSFEANQLIAVDTLAENILSNPRNTGVTFSGGEPFWQATALASLARKVKAAGLNVMSFSGFTLKQLQSQSAPPGSQALLEQLDILIDGPFVQSLAINSPNSPVSSSNQRVRVLNPDFQDQITWASDQIEIHILKDGGRIVTGYQGGLELT
- a CDS encoding DNA methyltransferase, coding for MTAKTIKDISNPDTYKGIYSFHKYWGKKPTESIAFFIQNYTSESDIVLDPFLGSGLISRECLYQKRRFIGIDINPFAIEHTNFLLELPKASEFQSALQKIETNIKHKINETYLTDKGEIVSHYLWSSSDILKVWMKPKVGRRRIEIETTSFDLKKIDSFSQYSIRNIRKLTFFTNSRINSSNQMSIYDLFTRRALHNIDLILDEIKLFPDLIQKALLLTLTSSSGQMSSMVFAITNRGKTKNQISNKIEVGSWVIGYWRPELHFEINVWNCFESRAKKLYKALIDISDHKYPRHESISALLENRQGALIINDDCIDVMQKIPEKTIKLICTDPPHSDRIPYLELSEIWNSILNKNVYFEKEIIVSNAKERNKKKIEYIEKMKLFIGESSRILTDDGMFLIYFNARDQESWKFLEILENNSNLQFIGAFPMEYSANSVVQDNRRGGMKTDYVLVLKRKGCNINSQQELNKIPGWSTSISQIASAI
- the urtE gene encoding urea ABC transporter ATP-binding subunit UrtE gives rise to the protein MLKISNLDVYYGESHILRNVDLSVPSGQMVCLIGRNGVGKTTLLKTIMGLLKPRSGTINLAEELINSKSPDQRAKLGIGYVPQRREIIPRLTVKENLLLGLEARRKPVKKAEISEEVFSLFPVLKTMLSRMGGDLSGGQQQQLAIARALMGEPQLLVLDEPTEGIQPSIILEIEAAVRRIVETTGISVLLVEQHLHFVRQADYYYAMQKGGIVASGSTAELSQDVIQRFLAV
- a CDS encoding cytochrome P450, which gives rise to MGVTHRIEEIYSEPDLFEPDRFSPQRQENKKYPFSLIGFGGGPRICIGLAFAKTEMKIVAAHLLHSYHWEILPNQSLEEVVVPTNRPKDGLRVRFQPR
- a CDS encoding cytochrome P450; protein product: MKVLRIFWGAAIAAELEYRVNFFIATLRDMKSDQIPPGSFGIPVLGKTLSFVFDRDFAKKRYRQYGPIFKTHLLGRPTVLMVGPEALELVLSSQMENFSWREAWPDNFKTLLGESLFLLRAGFVGS
- a CDS encoding DedA family protein encodes the protein MHLDLPQLIKSLGYFGVWAIVFAESGLLIGFFLPGDSLLFTAGFVASQNLLNIWVLIFGAFICAVLGDNVGYFTGHKFGRRLFQKEDSWLFHKKHLIKTQNFYQQHGKKTIVLARFLPIVRTFAPIVAGIGAMHYRTFMSYNLIGGFFWTFAITMLGFFLGKSLPPEQVDKYLLPIIGLIIVISLVPSIIHLIQENRANKS